One window from the genome of Chitinophagaceae bacterium encodes:
- a CDS encoding 5-(carboxyamino)imidazole ribonucleotide synthase: MYKKIGILGGGQLGRMFIQQTLNYDFYYKVLDPDADCPCKPFCHEFVNNSFNDEDTVYDFGKD, encoded by the coding sequence ATGTATAAAAAAATAGGAATATTAGGTGGCGGGCAGCTGGGCAGAATGTTTATTCAGCAGACACTTAATTACGATTTCTATTACAAAGTATTGGATCCGGATGCGGATTGTCCCTGCAAACCATTTTGTCATGAGTTTGTAAACAACTCTTTTAATGATGAGGATACAGTCTATGATTTCGGGAAAGATTG